AAAAAAATAGGCAAGCTTTTTTAGATTTTTATATGGATAATAATTTTAGAGAAAATGATTTTGTTGTTTTAATAGATAACAAGGGAAAAAGAAAACTTTTAAAGTTAGCTAAAAATAGGTGTTATTTTACACATAAAGGTAGAATTGAACATAATAATATTATTGGCAAACCAAAGGGTTCTTTAGTTTATTCTGATAAAAATGTTTCTTATTGTGTCTTTGGTGTAACTTATAATGATTATGTTTTGGGTTTAAAACGAAAAGCTCAAATTATATATCCAAAAGATATTGCCATTTTGTTACAGTGGGGTGATGTGTATAGTGGGCTAAATATATTAGAAGCAGGTTTAGGTATGGGGGCATTATCTATTGCTTTGTTAAGAGCATTGGCAGATCGTGGTAGGCTTGTTACTTATGAAATCAGGGAAGATTTTATTGATGAGGGTAAAAAAAATATAATAAATTTTTTTGGTGAAGAGAAAGCTATTCATGAGGTTGTGCACGGCGATATATATCAAGGTTTTACCTGTATATATGATAGGGTTTTTTTAGATGTTCCAGAGCCATGGCATGTTTTACCCTATTTGGAAAAAGGATTGGTTGAAGGCGGAATTGTTATGGCTTATATACCTACTATTTTGCAAGTAAAAAGTTATGTTGACAGATTAAATGAACTAGAATGTTTTAGAGATTTGGATATATTTGAGAATATTAGAAGACCTTGGCAGGTAGAAGATTTATCTGTCAGGCCAAAGACGTGGATTTATAACCATAGTGCTTTTATTGTGTTTGCTAGAAAAATATCTTAAAAATTTACTACCACTTGACTAAATAGTTATAAAACTAATTAAGTATTATTTATTTATTAGTTTTATTAAAAAATATATATTTAAAGTAATAAACAATTTATGTATTAGTTGTTTTCATATAGGAACCTAATATTTGACCTATGATAGAAGAAATGATAAATAATGGTACATATGTAAATGAGGTGTTAGTAAAAACTCTAAGGATTATTATAAATATTACAGGAATGTGTATATACAAAAACCAGGCAAAAGAATATTTTTTAGACTTATTTCTTAAATAACCAAAGGGAATATTTATGGTTAAACCAAAAACAACTATTAATATTATCAGTTGAAATTTAGCCATAGACGTAATATATATTAAATAAAATAGTGATGTAAATAAAAAATAGAATGATTTAGATTTTAAAGTTTTTAAACTAAAAAATATTTATAGTATTTTAACTATCCTATGAGCATTCTAAGAGAATTAAAGACACCTATATTCAATGCTGAGTCAACATATAGTATTCCAAAATTAGAGAATTATATAATTACTATAATAAAAGATGATTTAAGTGAATTGAATTTTAATCTTGTGGATTTTATTAAACTCTTTAAAATAAAAGAAGTCAATTGTAGACTTACTTCAGTTAGTGGCTGGTCTGTAAGAGCTATCTGGCAAGGAATATTGTGGCAAGATTTTTTAAATTACATTAAGCCTGCTGAATATAACTATGTGATATTTGAAAGCTATGGTGGGTATAGTACAGCTATTTTTAAAGAAGATTTAGAAAACCCGAGAATAATTATGGCAATTAAGGTTGGTGGACAAGTGCTTGAGGAGGCTTATGGTGGGCCTATTAGAATGGTTATTCCGAACCTTTGGGGATATAAAAGTTGTAAATGGCTTCATAAAATTATTTTTTCAAAAGAGTACACAAAAGGTTATTGGGAAAGCTTTGGTTATGATGATAGAGGGTTAATAAAGGCTTCAAAGACATTTGACGTAAACAGTAAAACCTATATTGACATAGGAGATGGCGAGGTTTTGAATTAAATAATGGCTGGAAATACATTTGGAAGAGTATTTAGAATAAGTACATTTGGTGAAAGTCATGGTAAAGCAGTTGGGGTTGTTGTCGATGGTATTCCACCTCTTGTTGAAATAAATGAGAAGGATATTC
The Deferribacterota bacterium DNA segment above includes these coding regions:
- a CDS encoding molybdopterin-dependent oxidoreductase; this translates as MSILRELKTPIFNAESTYSIPKLENYIITIIKDDLSELNFNLVDFIKLFKIKEVNCRLTSVSGWSVRAIWQGILWQDFLNYIKPAEYNYVIFESYGGYSTAIFKEDLENPRIIMAIKVGGQVLEEAYGGPIRMVIPNLWGYKSCKWLHKIIFSKEYTKGYWESFGYDDRGLIKASKTFDVNSKTYIDIGDGEVLN